One Citrobacter amalonaticus genomic window carries:
- the cysQ gene encoding 3'(2'),5'-bisphosphate nucleotidase CysQ has product MLEHVCQLARNAGDAIMQVYDGVKPMEIASKQDDSPVTAADIAAHAVIVEGLTQLTPDIPVLSEEDPPAWEVRQHWQRYWLVDPLDGTKEFIKRNGEFTVNIALIEKGKPVLGVVYAPVMKVMYSAAEGKAWKEECNVRKQIQVRDARPPLVVISRSHADNELKEYLQQLGEHQTTSIGSSLKFCLVAEGQAQLYPRFGPTNVWDTAAGHAVAAAAGAHVHDWQGKPLDYTPRESFLNPGFRVSIY; this is encoded by the coding sequence ATGTTAGAACACGTATGCCAGCTTGCACGGAACGCGGGCGATGCCATTATGCAGGTCTATGATGGAGTCAAACCGATGGAGATTGCCAGCAAGCAGGACGACTCCCCGGTGACAGCGGCCGATATCGCGGCGCACGCGGTGATTGTTGAAGGGTTGACGCAATTGACGCCGGATATTCCGGTGCTCTCCGAAGAGGACCCGCCAGCCTGGGAAGTGCGCCAGCACTGGCAGCGCTACTGGTTAGTCGATCCGCTGGATGGCACCAAAGAGTTCATCAAACGCAACGGCGAGTTCACCGTAAACATTGCACTTATCGAGAAGGGAAAACCGGTGCTGGGCGTGGTCTATGCGCCGGTGATGAAAGTGATGTACAGCGCGGCGGAAGGCAAAGCCTGGAAAGAAGAGTGCAATGTGCGCAAGCAAATTCAGGTACGTGACGCGCGTCCGCCGCTGGTGGTGATTAGCCGCTCTCATGCAGACAACGAACTGAAAGAATATTTACAACAGTTGGGCGAGCACCAGACGACGTCGATTGGTTCGTCGCTGAAGTTCTGCCTGGTCGCGGAGGGGCAGGCGCAACTGTACCCGCGCTTTGGACCGACCAACGTCTGGGACACCGCTGCGGGTCATGCCGTCGCGGCAGCGGCCGGGGCGCACGTTCACGACTGGCAGGGTAAACCGCTGGATTACACCCCGCGTGAGTCGTTCCTCAACCCCGGCTTCCGGGTCTCTATTTATTAA
- a CDS encoding hemolysin family protein: MLNSIFIILCLIAVSAFFSISEISLAASRKIKLKLLADEGNLNAQRVLKMQENPGMFFTVVQIGLNAVAILGGIVGDAAFSPAFNTLFSRYMSPELSEQLSFILSFSLVTGMFILFADLTPKRIGMIAPEAVALRIINPMRFCLFVFTPLVWFFNGLANVIFRIFKLPMVRKDDITSDDIYAVVEAGALAGVLRKQEHELIENVFELESRTVPSSMTPRESVIWFDLHEDEQSLKNKVAEHPHSKFLVCNEDIDHIIGYVDSKDLLNRVLANQSMALNSGVQIRNTLIVPDTLTLSEALESFKTAGEDFAVIMNEYALVVGIITLNDVMTTLMGDLVGQGLEEQIVARDENSWLIDGGTPIDDVMRVLDIDEFPQSGNYETIGGFMMFMLRKIPKRTDSVKFSGYKFEVVDIDNYRIDQLLVTRLDSKPSVLVPKLPDAKEESTS, from the coding sequence ATGTTAAACAGTATTTTCATTATTCTTTGCCTGATCGCTGTGAGTGCGTTCTTCTCGATATCCGAGATCTCACTTGCCGCCTCACGTAAAATTAAACTCAAACTGCTGGCCGATGAAGGCAATCTCAATGCGCAACGCGTGTTGAAAATGCAGGAAAATCCGGGGATGTTCTTCACGGTAGTGCAAATCGGTCTGAACGCGGTCGCCATTCTTGGCGGTATCGTGGGTGACGCCGCATTTTCCCCCGCTTTTAACACGTTATTTTCTCGCTATATGTCGCCGGAACTCTCTGAGCAGTTGAGCTTTATTCTCTCCTTCTCGCTGGTCACCGGTATGTTTATCCTTTTCGCGGACTTAACCCCGAAACGCATCGGTATGATTGCGCCAGAAGCTGTGGCTTTGCGTATCATCAACCCGATGCGCTTCTGTCTGTTTGTTTTCACGCCGCTGGTGTGGTTCTTCAACGGGTTGGCGAACGTGATCTTTCGCATCTTCAAATTGCCAATGGTGCGCAAGGATGACATCACGTCTGATGATATTTATGCCGTAGTGGAAGCCGGCGCGCTCGCAGGTGTGTTGCGTAAACAGGAACATGAGCTGATTGAGAACGTGTTCGAGCTGGAATCGCGCACCGTGCCATCCTCCATGACGCCGCGTGAAAGCGTGATCTGGTTCGATCTGCATGAAGACGAGCAGAGCCTGAAAAACAAAGTGGCGGAACATCCGCACTCCAAGTTCCTTGTCTGTAACGAAGATATTGACCACATCATTGGTTACGTTGACTCGAAAGATTTACTGAATCGTGTTCTGGCGAATCAGAGCATGGCGCTGAACAGCGGCGTGCAAATTCGTAACACTCTGATTGTTCCGGATACGCTGACCCTTTCTGAAGCGCTGGAAAGCTTCAAAACCGCCGGTGAAGACTTCGCGGTGATCATGAACGAATACGCGCTGGTCGTGGGGATCATCACGCTGAATGATGTAATGACCACGCTGATGGGCGATCTGGTCGGCCAGGGCCTGGAAGAGCAGATTGTGGCGCGCGACGAGAACTCCTGGCTGATTGACGGCGGTACGCCGATCGATGACGTGATGCGCGTGCTGGATATCGATGAGTTCCCGCAGTCGGGCAACTACGAAACGATTGGCGGCTTTATGATGTTCATGCTGCGTAAAATCCCGAAACGGACCGATTCCGTGAAGTTCTCGGGCTACAAATTCGAAGTGGTGGATATCGATAACTACCGTATCGATCAGCTGCTGGTGACCCGCCTGGACAGCAAACCCAGCGTACTGGTACCGAAGCTGCCGGACGCAAAAGAAGAAAGCACATCCTGA
- a CDS encoding Gfo/Idh/MocA family protein encodes MNTVNAAIIGGGAIHAIHAEALQQLPNVRLRAIAETDINKGRQLAALYDCHFYHDYREMLWDDAIDVVHICTPHYLHKPMILAALAAGKHVFCEKPAVMRALDVAEIETALAHARGKLGICYQNRLNPTSLAMKQQLQEGVIGKMLAMKAVLTWSRGGSYYTASPWRGKSATEGGCLLINQAIHTLDLMQWFGEGATRVKGVVDSTWLASTIDGEDSAMATFAFRNGARGLFYASNCHTTNSPLQLEIHGDKGTLLLEGSELWHINGETRQKLASDAAPDGSGKRYWGVGHREAIRQFYYALHHPTTGNVCNIHEAAKSLQIVDAIYRSSQLRTWITLEK; translated from the coding sequence ATGAACACAGTGAATGCCGCCATTATCGGCGGTGGCGCGATCCATGCCATCCACGCAGAGGCGCTGCAGCAGTTACCCAACGTCAGGCTGCGCGCAATTGCCGAAACGGACATCAACAAAGGACGGCAGTTGGCGGCGCTTTATGATTGCCATTTTTATCATGACTACCGCGAAATGCTCTGGGATGACGCGATCGACGTTGTGCATATTTGTACGCCGCACTATCTGCATAAACCGATGATCCTTGCCGCGCTGGCGGCAGGAAAACATGTGTTCTGCGAAAAACCGGCGGTGATGCGCGCGCTGGACGTGGCTGAAATCGAGACGGCCCTCGCCCATGCGCGGGGCAAGCTGGGGATCTGTTATCAAAACCGGCTCAATCCCACCAGCCTCGCCATGAAGCAACAGTTACAGGAGGGCGTCATCGGCAAGATGCTCGCAATGAAAGCGGTGCTGACCTGGTCGCGTGGCGGTAGTTATTACACTGCCAGTCCCTGGCGCGGAAAATCAGCCACCGAAGGCGGATGTCTGCTGATCAACCAGGCGATCCATACGCTTGATCTGATGCAGTGGTTTGGCGAAGGCGCAACGCGGGTCAAGGGGGTGGTCGATAGCACCTGGCTTGCCAGTACCATCGACGGTGAGGACAGCGCCATGGCGACTTTTGCCTTTCGCAACGGCGCGCGTGGACTGTTTTATGCCAGCAACTGCCACACCACCAACTCACCGCTACAGCTGGAAATCCACGGCGATAAAGGCACGTTGCTCCTTGAGGGAAGCGAGCTGTGGCATATCAACGGGGAGACTCGGCAAAAGCTGGCAAGCGACGCCGCCCCCGATGGCAGCGGTAAACGTTACTGGGGCGTCGGCCATCGTGAAGCGATCCGTCAGTTCTATTACGCCCTCCACCATCCCACCACCGGGAACGTATGCAACATTCACGAAGCCGCTAAATCATTGCAGATTGTCGATGCTATTTATCGTTCGTCGCAATTACGGACCTGGATAACTCTGGAGAAATAA
- a CDS encoding DUF1107 domain-containing protein, which translates to MKIFQRYNPLQVAKYVKILFRGRLYIKDVGAFEFDKGKILIPKVKDKQHLSVMSEVNRQVLRLQTEMA; encoded by the coding sequence ATGAAAATTTTCCAACGGTACAACCCACTGCAAGTGGCGAAGTACGTGAAGATCCTGTTCCGTGGACGGTTATATATCAAGGACGTTGGCGCTTTTGAGTTTGATAAGGGCAAGATTCTTATCCCAAAAGTGAAGGATAAACAGCATCTGTCTGTGATGTCCGAAGTTAACCGTCAGGTTCTGCGTCTGCAAACTGAGATGGCTTAA
- a CDS encoding SDR family oxidoreductase: protein MIAITGATGQLGQHVIENLLKTVPASQIVAIVRNPAKATALSQQGITVRQADYSDEATFTQALQGVDKLLLISSSEVGQRAAQHRNVINAAKAANVKFIAYTSLLHADRSPLALHVEHVDTEKMLADSGIAHALLRNGWYTENYLASAPAALEHGVFIGAAGEGRIASATRADYAAAAAQVISTEGHAGKVYELAGDESWTLSQLAAELSKQSGKPVVYQNLSEADFAAALKGVGLPAGLADMLADSDTGASKGGLFDDSRTLSKLIGRPTTSLAESVNGIL from the coding sequence ATGATTGCAATTACCGGCGCGACGGGCCAACTGGGCCAACACGTTATTGAGAACCTGCTGAAAACCGTTCCTGCCAGCCAGATTGTGGCGATCGTTCGCAACCCGGCAAAGGCCACCGCGTTAAGCCAACAGGGAATCACCGTACGTCAGGCGGATTACAGTGACGAAGCGACATTCACCCAGGCGTTACAGGGTGTGGACAAGCTGCTGCTGATCTCCTCCAGCGAAGTTGGCCAGCGTGCCGCTCAGCACCGTAACGTCATTAATGCGGCAAAGGCGGCGAACGTGAAATTTATCGCCTACACCAGCCTGCTGCATGCCGACCGCTCTCCCCTTGCTTTGCACGTTGAACACGTCGACACCGAGAAGATGCTGGCTGACTCCGGTATTGCCCACGCGCTGCTGCGTAACGGCTGGTATACCGAAAACTATCTCGCCAGCGCCCCTGCTGCGCTGGAGCATGGCGTGTTTATCGGCGCTGCGGGCGAGGGCAGAATTGCCTCCGCGACACGCGCGGATTACGCCGCCGCCGCCGCACAGGTCATCAGCACCGAAGGCCATGCCGGGAAGGTGTATGAACTGGCGGGTGATGAATCCTGGACGCTGAGCCAGCTGGCCGCAGAACTGAGTAAACAGAGCGGCAAACCTGTCGTCTATCAGAACCTGAGCGAAGCCGATTTCGCCGCCGCGCTGAAAGGGGTCGGTTTGCCAGCGGGCCTGGCGGATATGCTGGCCGATTCAGACACCGGGGCATCCAAAGGCGGTCTGTTTGATGACAGCCGCACGCTGAGCAAGCTGATCGGTCGCCCGACCACTTCGCTGGCCGAAAGCGTCAACGGTATCCTGTAA
- a CDS encoding YtfJ family protein produces MTLRKILALACLLAPMMASAHSFETGQRVPPVGIADRGELILENDKFSYKSWNSAQLPGKVRILQHIAGRTSAKEKNATLIEAIKAAKLPHDVYQTTTIVNTDDAIPGSGMFVRSSLESNKKLYPWSQFIVDSNGVARKAWQLDEESSAIAVLDKEGRVQWAKDGALTQEEVQQVIALLHKLLNK; encoded by the coding sequence ATGACCTTACGTAAGATTCTGGCGCTGGCGTGCCTGTTGGCGCCAATGATGGCCTCCGCGCATAGCTTCGAAACAGGCCAGCGCGTCCCGCCGGTAGGGATTGCCGATCGCGGCGAATTGATTCTTGAAAATGATAAGTTCAGCTATAAAAGCTGGAACAGCGCACAGTTGCCCGGGAAGGTGCGAATCCTTCAGCACATCGCCGGGCGTACCTCCGCTAAAGAAAAAAATGCGACGCTGATTGAAGCGATCAAAGCGGCAAAACTGCCCCACGACGTTTACCAGACCACGACGATCGTCAACACTGACGACGCGATTCCTGGCTCCGGTATGTTTGTACGCAGCAGCCTCGAGAGCAATAAGAAGCTCTACCCGTGGTCGCAGTTTATTGTCGACAGTAACGGCGTGGCCCGTAAAGCCTGGCAACTGGATGAAGAGAGCTCTGCTATCGCGGTGCTTGATAAAGAGGGTCGCGTACAGTGGGCGAAAGACGGGGCGCTAACCCAGGAAGAGGTGCAGCAGGTCATTGCCCTGCTGCATAAGTTACTTAATAAATAG
- a CDS encoding AraC family transcriptional regulator gives MQGVPEQFSDEKDSARFRHLAQVPGVELYHAHISRYAFEPHTHEAFGIGAIEAGAERFRYRGTQYVAPAHSVVTMNPDELHTGEAETADGWRYRMIYLEPDLLEEVTGVRHWWFHDVTRHDPRRSRQICSLIHGLWHTDDPLAQKGLLLDLIDTFQPLARHAPVPQEGAHRFERVRDYLHDNYMRPVTLDELARVASLSPWHFQRQFKAHFHVTPHQMLMAIRLWRAKGFLTLGMPAADVAAATGLTDQSHLTRAFTHRYGITPVRYQKQVYSR, from the coding sequence GTGCAAGGTGTACCTGAGCAGTTTAGCGATGAAAAAGACAGCGCCCGCTTTCGCCATCTGGCGCAGGTGCCGGGCGTTGAGCTGTATCACGCGCATATCTCACGCTACGCCTTTGAGCCACACACCCACGAAGCGTTCGGTATTGGCGCGATAGAAGCCGGCGCCGAGCGCTTTCGCTATCGCGGCACGCAGTACGTTGCCCCTGCCCACTCGGTCGTGACGATGAATCCGGATGAGCTGCATACCGGCGAGGCCGAAACCGCCGACGGCTGGCGCTACCGGATGATCTATCTGGAGCCCGATCTGCTGGAAGAGGTGACTGGCGTGCGTCACTGGTGGTTTCACGACGTCACGCGTCACGATCCGCGCCGCTCGCGTCAGATTTGTTCGCTGATCCACGGCCTGTGGCACACCGACGATCCTTTGGCGCAAAAAGGATTGTTGCTGGATCTGATCGACACCTTCCAGCCGCTGGCACGTCATGCCCCGGTGCCGCAGGAAGGCGCGCATCGCTTTGAGCGCGTGCGCGACTATTTGCATGACAACTACATGCGCCCGGTCACCCTTGATGAACTGGCACGCGTTGCCTCGCTAAGCCCCTGGCATTTTCAGCGTCAGTTCAAAGCCCATTTCCACGTAACGCCGCACCAGATGCTGATGGCGATCCGTCTGTGGCGGGCAAAAGGCTTTCTGACACTCGGCATGCCCGCTGCGGACGTTGCCGCCGCGACCGGCCTGACCGATCAGTCCCATCTCACCCGCGCCTTTACCCATCGCTACGGCATCACTCCCGTGCGCTATCAAAAACAGGTTTATTCGCGCTAA
- a CDS encoding Gfo/Idh/MocA family protein, producing MNKHDGMHYAPTSKPQPVVKPGEFIIAAAALDHGHIYGMCNGLTEAGATLKWVYDPDPAKVARFLQQFPQAQVADSLETILNDATIDLVASAAIPSERCPLGLKVMAAGKDYFTDKAPLTTLEQLEDAKAMVAKTGRKYAVYYSERLHVESAVFAGELIRQGAIGRVIQTLGTGPHREGSDRPDWFYERRYFGGILCDIGSHQIEQFLFYTGNSDAHIVASQVRNVNHPQYPQFEDFGDAMLAGDNGATGYFRCDWFTPGGLSTWGDGRLTLLGTEGYIEIRKYVDLTRGEQDVVYLVNKEGEFRYPVAGKVGFPYFGQLILDCIQRTENAMTQEHAFKAAELCVKAQMQANASA from the coding sequence ATGAACAAGCATGACGGAATGCACTACGCCCCGACCAGTAAACCTCAGCCGGTCGTCAAGCCTGGCGAATTTATCATTGCCGCAGCGGCTCTCGATCACGGCCATATCTACGGCATGTGCAACGGGTTGACTGAGGCCGGTGCGACGCTGAAATGGGTGTACGACCCGGATCCAGCGAAAGTGGCGCGTTTTTTACAGCAATTTCCGCAGGCACAGGTCGCCGATTCGCTGGAGACGATCCTCAATGATGCAACGATAGACCTGGTCGCCAGCGCGGCGATCCCTTCCGAACGTTGTCCGCTGGGGCTGAAGGTGATGGCCGCCGGGAAAGACTATTTCACCGACAAAGCGCCGTTAACCACGCTGGAACAACTGGAAGACGCCAAAGCGATGGTGGCAAAAACCGGGCGTAAATACGCGGTCTACTACAGCGAACGTCTGCATGTGGAAAGCGCCGTTTTCGCAGGTGAGCTGATCAGGCAGGGCGCGATTGGCCGGGTCATACAAACCCTTGGCACCGGTCCGCACCGTGAAGGCAGCGATCGCCCGGACTGGTTTTACGAGCGACGCTATTTCGGCGGCATTCTCTGTGATATTGGCAGCCACCAGATCGAGCAGTTTCTGTTCTATACCGGCAACAGCGATGCGCACATTGTGGCAAGCCAGGTACGCAACGTGAATCACCCGCAGTATCCACAGTTCGAAGACTTTGGTGACGCGATGCTGGCGGGAGACAACGGCGCAACGGGCTACTTTCGCTGTGACTGGTTTACGCCGGGTGGTCTTTCGACCTGGGGCGATGGCCGCCTGACGCTGCTCGGCACTGAGGGCTATATCGAAATCCGCAAATATGTCGATCTCACTCGCGGTGAGCAGGATGTGGTCTATCTGGTCAACAAAGAGGGCGAATTCCGCTATCCCGTCGCGGGCAAAGTCGGCTTTCCCTACTTTGGTCAGCTCATCCTCGACTGTATCCAGCGCACCGAAAACGCCATGACGCAGGAACACGCCTTTAAGGCAGCGGAACTGTGCGTTAAGGCGCAGATGCAGGCAAACGCAAGCGCGTGA
- a CDS encoding winged helix-turn-helix transcriptional regulator produces MSASTLSQQLRDGNLFAEQCPSREVLKHVTSRWGVLILVALRDGTHRFSDLRRKMGGVSEKMLAQSLQALEQDGFINRVSYPVVPPHVEYSLTPLGEQVSDKVAALADWIELNLPQVLALREERAA; encoded by the coding sequence ATGAGTGCATCGACCCTTTCTCAACAACTGCGTGACGGTAATTTGTTTGCCGAGCAGTGTCCGTCGCGTGAGGTGTTAAAGCATGTGACCAGTCGCTGGGGCGTATTGATTCTGGTGGCGCTGCGTGACGGTACCCACCGTTTTAGCGATCTGCGCCGTAAAATGGGCGGCGTGAGCGAGAAGATGCTGGCCCAGTCATTGCAGGCGCTGGAGCAGGATGGGTTTATCAACCGGGTCTCTTATCCGGTCGTGCCGCCGCACGTGGAATACAGTTTGACTCCGCTGGGCGAGCAGGTCAGTGACAAAGTCGCCGCGCTGGCGGACTGGATTGAGCTGAATTTGCCGCAGGTGTTAGCACTACGGGAAGAACGGGCGGCGTAA
- a CDS encoding bifunctional 2',3'-cyclic-nucleotide 2'-phosphodiesterase/3'-nucleotidase gives MIKFSATLLATLIAASVNAATVELRIMETTDLHSNMMDFDYYKDTATEKFGLVRTASLINAARDEAKNSVLVDNGDLIQGSPLGDYMAAKGIKEGDIHPVYKALNTLDYAVGNLGNHEFNYGLEYLQKALAGAKFPYVNANIIDVKTQKPLFTPYLIKETDVVDQEGHKQTLKIGYIGFVPPQIMTWDKANLSGKVTVNDITETARQYVPEMREKGADVVVVIAHSGLSADPYQSMAENSVYYLSEVPGVDAIMFGHAHAVFPGKDFANIKGADIAKGTLNGVPAVMPGMWGDHLGVVDLVLNNDSGKWQVTQAKAEARPIYDAAAKKSLTAEDRKLVDILKADHDATREFVSKPIGKSADNMYSYLALVQDDPTVQVVNNAQKAYVEHFIQGDPDLAKLPVLSAAAPFKVGGRKNDPASFVEVEKGQLTFRNAADLYLYPNTLVVVKASGKEVKEWLECSAGQFNQIDVTSSKPQSLINWDGFRTYNFDVIDGVEYQIDVSQPARYDGECQTVNPSAERIKNLTFNGKPIDPNATFLVATNNYRAYGGKFAGTGDNHIAFASPDENRSVLAAWIGAESKRAGEIHPAADNNWRLAPIHSEKKLDIRFETSPGDKAAAFIKEKGQYPMQHVATDDIGFAIYQMDLSK, from the coding sequence ATGATTAAGTTTAGTGCAACGCTTCTGGCCACGCTGATCGCGGCCAGCGTGAATGCCGCGACCGTCGAGCTGCGTATAATGGAAACCACTGATTTGCATAGCAACATGATGGATTTCGATTATTACAAAGATACCGCAACCGAAAAATTCGGACTGGTACGCACCGCAAGCCTGATTAACGCCGCACGCGATGAAGCCAAAAACAGCGTGCTGGTCGACAATGGCGATCTGATTCAGGGCAGTCCACTGGGCGACTATATGGCGGCCAAAGGGATAAAAGAGGGGGATATCCATCCGGTCTACAAGGCGCTGAATACGCTGGATTACGCGGTGGGTAACCTCGGTAACCATGAGTTCAACTACGGGCTGGAGTATCTGCAAAAAGCGCTGGCTGGCGCGAAATTCCCTTACGTTAACGCCAATATCATCGACGTTAAGACCCAAAAGCCGCTGTTTACCCCTTATCTTATTAAAGAGACGGATGTCGTCGATCAGGAAGGCCATAAGCAGACGCTGAAAATCGGCTATATCGGGTTTGTCCCTCCGCAGATCATGACCTGGGATAAAGCGAACCTGAGCGGCAAAGTGACGGTTAACGATATTACCGAAACCGCACGTCAATATGTGCCGGAAATGCGTGAAAAAGGAGCCGATGTGGTGGTGGTGATCGCGCACTCGGGACTCTCTGCTGACCCATACCAGAGCATGGCTGAGAACTCGGTTTATTATCTCAGTGAAGTGCCAGGCGTGGACGCAATCATGTTTGGTCATGCTCACGCGGTCTTCCCCGGTAAAGACTTTGCCAACATCAAAGGCGCGGATATCGCAAAAGGGACGCTGAACGGCGTGCCGGCGGTGATGCCGGGCATGTGGGGCGATCATCTGGGCGTGGTGGATCTGGTGCTCAATAACGACAGCGGCAAATGGCAGGTGACGCAGGCCAAAGCCGAAGCGCGCCCCATTTACGACGCCGCCGCGAAGAAATCACTCACTGCCGAAGACCGCAAACTGGTGGATATTCTGAAAGCTGACCACGACGCGACGCGCGAGTTCGTCAGCAAGCCGATCGGCAAATCCGCTGATAACATGTACAGCTATCTGGCGCTGGTGCAGGACGATCCGACCGTTCAGGTGGTCAATAACGCGCAGAAAGCCTATGTCGAACATTTCATTCAGGGCGATCCGGATCTGGCGAAACTGCCGGTGCTTTCCGCCGCCGCTCCGTTTAAAGTTGGCGGGCGCAAGAACGATCCGGCCAGTTTTGTCGAAGTCGAAAAAGGCCAGTTGACCTTCCGCAATGCCGCCGACCTCTATCTGTACCCGAACACTCTGGTGGTCGTTAAAGCCAGCGGTAAAGAGGTGAAAGAGTGGCTGGAGTGCTCAGCCGGACAGTTTAATCAGATCGATGTCACCAGCAGCAAGCCGCAGTCACTCATCAACTGGGATGGATTTCGCACCTATAACTTCGATGTGATTGATGGCGTGGAATACCAGATTGATGTCTCCCAGCCCGCACGCTATGACGGTGAATGCCAGACGGTAAATCCGTCCGCAGAAAGGATTAAAAATCTGACCTTCAACGGCAAGCCGATTGACCCGAATGCCACTTTCCTGGTCGCCACCAATAACTATCGCGCCTATGGCGGTAAGTTTGCCGGAACCGGCGACAACCATATTGCCTTTGCATCACCGGATGAGAACCGCTCGGTGCTGGCGGCATGGATTGGCGCGGAATCTAAACGCGCCGGGGAAATTCATCCGGCGGCCGATAACAACTGGCGTCTGGCGCCGATTCACAGTGAGAAAAAACTGGATATCCGCTTCGAAACCTCGCCGGGGGATAAAGCCGCCGCGTTTATCAAAGAGAAAGGCCAGTATCCCATGCAACACGTCGCTACCGATGACATCGGTTTCGCGATTTATCAGATGGATTTAAGCAAGTAA
- a CDS encoding MFS transporter, protein MAKPTERRVGYGVAIGYGVTDLFGGGAFAVIGTWLLFFYTTYCGLSVLEAGSIFAIARIIDAILSPVMGYITDNFGNTWLGKKFGRRRFFLLISAPLMFLYALVWITDMSYWYYLGTYLSIELLSAMVLVPWETLSAEMTNRFSERTRLSGVRMMCSQLGGFLAVSVPGIIMQYTGKDNSLTYTLTGIVFAIIYCIAVFTTWATTWEAKDVREEYEFTPDTQRSTGLFNHLKYLVVDLFSAFKLRIFRQHIIIYICSFTALDVFGAVFTYYVVYGLKQDAATVSGLLSIAAFVSVPGTFGFMQLMNKLNMTPSAALRLSYGSIFFVLACLLTLYLGDIQLPALLFSAIFVLFGLAKAGLYYIPWNIYSFIPDVDEIVTRQRREGIFAGVMVLTRKSTVALAIMLIGVVLEESGFVKGGGSQPVSALHAIIGLMIFATAALLAVSFYTTFRFKLTQKTHKILIKEVARRKLGGKCEDCDEETRAVIKSLTGFAYDEIWDATPDTRDKRRTATAEN, encoded by the coding sequence ATGGCGAAACCTACTGAACGTAGAGTAGGTTACGGCGTAGCGATTGGCTATGGCGTAACCGATTTATTTGGTGGCGGTGCATTCGCAGTTATTGGCACCTGGCTGTTATTTTTTTACACCACCTATTGTGGACTGTCTGTACTGGAAGCCGGTTCTATATTTGCGATTGCACGTATCATCGATGCAATATTAAGCCCAGTGATGGGTTATATTACCGATAATTTTGGCAATACCTGGCTGGGCAAAAAGTTTGGCCGCCGTCGTTTCTTTTTATTGATCAGTGCTCCGCTCATGTTTCTCTACGCGCTGGTGTGGATTACCGACATGAGTTACTGGTATTACCTTGGAACGTATCTTTCCATCGAGTTGCTCTCAGCGATGGTGCTGGTTCCCTGGGAGACGCTATCGGCAGAGATGACCAACCGCTTCAGCGAACGAACTCGCCTCTCCGGCGTGCGCATGATGTGTTCACAGTTGGGCGGTTTTTTAGCGGTTTCCGTTCCGGGTATTATTATGCAATATACGGGTAAAGATAATTCATTGACCTATACCCTGACCGGGATCGTATTTGCGATTATCTATTGTATTGCGGTATTCACCACCTGGGCGACAACCTGGGAAGCAAAAGATGTGCGAGAAGAATATGAATTCACGCCGGACACACAGCGCAGTACAGGATTATTTAATCACCTGAAGTATTTGGTTGTGGATCTCTTTTCCGCCTTTAAACTGCGTATTTTCCGCCAGCACATTATTATCTATATTTGTTCATTCACCGCCCTGGATGTCTTTGGCGCGGTATTTACCTATTACGTGGTCTATGGATTAAAACAGGATGCGGCAACGGTTTCTGGCCTTTTAAGTATTGCCGCATTTGTCTCAGTCCCCGGCACGTTCGGCTTTATGCAATTGATGAATAAGCTCAACATGACGCCTTCCGCGGCGCTGCGCCTCTCCTATGGCAGCATTTTCTTTGTTCTGGCCTGTCTGTTGACCCTTTATCTGGGCGATATCCAACTCCCGGCACTGCTCTTTTCCGCGATATTTGTCCTGTTCGGCCTGGCAAAAGCCGGGTTGTATTACATCCCGTGGAACATCTACAGCTTTATTCCGGATGTGGATGAGATCGTCACCCGTCAGCGCCGGGAAGGTATTTTTGCCGGGGTGATGGTGCTGACCCGCAAAAGCACCGTCGCGCTGGCGATTATGTTGATTGGCGTGGTGTTGGAAGAGAGCGGTTTTGTTAAAGGCGGCGGTTCGCAACCCGTCAGCGCGCTGCACGCGATCATTGGTCTGATGATATTTGCCACCGCCGCCCTGTTGGCCGTCAGCTTTTACACCACGTTCCGCTTTAAACTGACGCAAAAGACGCACAAAATTCTGATTAAAGAGGTGGCGCGCCGCAAACTTGGCGGTAAATGTGAAGATTGCGACGAAGAGACCCGCGCCGTCATTAAGTCACTCACAGGCTTCGCCTACGATGAAATCTGGGACGCCACGCCGGACACACGCGATAAGAGGCGAACGGCTACCGCTGAAAATTAA